The window TTAGGCACAgaaacatgattttaaaagacTTTGCCTAAGTTTATTTTGAAGGATAAATTGCCTTTCATTCTTGTAACCTGTTACTTGTAGAAACACTGATCGAATTCTAACGCTGTAAAAGGCCTGGAGAGATTGTCCATCAGTAACCAGCGGATGCTCCACACCACTAACACAGACCATAGGACAACAATGGGCTCTGGTCAGCCATAAACTGTCCACATCAGGGCAGGCGAGACTGCAGGAATGTACGCACACGCAGCCCCGCCCCGCCTCGCCCCGGCACACAGAGAGACCAGAGAAGCAGAGATGAGTGCGATTCCCAGAGTCCCTCATCCTGTCTAGACTTCTGGCAGCAGCCAGGAGACAGTAGTTCACTTACACTCAGCCAGTGGCCTCTCCCTTCCATTACTGAAGAGAGATTTAGAGCACAAACTCCAGACCTGACTGCTACTTAAGAGCTGTGTGATACCCaactctctgggcctcagtttctccaatgAGAGTCTTGCCTGGGTGTTGTGAGGATAACTAAGGAGCAGAGGCAGTGGTATGGACAGGATGAACTTACTACCTTGCTAAGTGATTTTAAAGCTTGTATATTCAATTTGCTATACTTTGCCCAGCAGGGAACTGTGCATTCTACAGACTGAGACTTGAAAATGACACTGAAGATTATTTGATTTGATGTATACATTGTACAGAAAAAAATGTCTTGAGGAAGTTCCCCAAAGAAGTGGGATGGGGAATGCGTCTGAGTAGAACTCCTGGTACTTTTTAAATGATAGACAGGACGCTTCTACTTTACTAAAAAGCTGGTGGTAAAAGTACTTTTCTCTCAAGGTTACCAGTGTCTTTCTCCAGGCTTCTGGCCATCTACGGTGTTTGCACACTCTTATTCAGGATTTGAGATGAAGAGAACAGGTACTATGCCTAAAACATTCTTGTCAAACTTAGACGTGATAGAGAAAAGCCTGCTATCTCTGTACCAACCACGAGAGGGCAGTGTCAGGCCTTAATAATTATTCTTTCAGAGTAACTTCTCAGCTCAAGACTGGGAACCACAGTCTTCCAGGTCGGGTTGATAGCCATTCTCTCCTAACCCAAGATAGTCCTCATCTGAAACTCAGCTACTAAGAGCTGAAGAAAATGGATGTTGGAGGAGGACCAAATCGCAGGGGAAAGACCCAAGAAGCTGGTAACAAAGAGTGAAACAGGAATGAacagaacgggggggggggggggggaggcagggggaggggcgcggtgttggagagatggctgagtggttaagagaactaactgctctcttccagaggtcctgagttcaaatcccagcaaccacatggtggctcacaactgtctgtaatgggatctgatgccctcttctggtgtgtctgaggacagctacagagtgcataaatatagtaaataaatcttaaaaaaaaaaaaaaggaatgagccTGGGGGAGTGAAAGCTGCCGGTGGGGGCTTGTGTCCCTCGCCTGCAATCACCTTTCCAAATCCCCGCTCCCTCCCTGTGGCCATCCACTGCCTCCACTGTCTTTGTGCCAGGGAAGACAGTTTGGAAGTCTTAGTACCATGTTCTCATAGATCAGTTTTGAAATCTACTTGTTCCTTTTTAATCTCCCATGGTAGACAGGAATCAGAATCCTGGCTCTCATTTTcccaattaaaaagtaaataaaaatttaaaaaggaaggaaggaaggaaggaagggaaaagagaaacgggaaatgggaaaggaaagaaaaggaagcagctGGCTATACATATTGGAACCTCGTGGACCCAGAGACCGCCTAAGCAGGCTGAGTGACAAATAACCTGACCGACTTTTCCATCGGTGCTGAGACAGTCGCTGGGACCAAAGGGTCAGCCACGGTGTCTGTGTAGAGTAGAAGTATAATGACTGTACATTTCCTGTGAAATCGAGCCAGTCTACAGCATGGGGTTGTCCAAGAATTTATGATGTGAACTGATCAGATTGGCAAGAATGTCACGAGACTAGACACTCCTTTATTCCACTAATCTGCATTACCACCAGaaaactccctccctccctccctccccctctttaaaTTCCTATAAACATTGCCTTGGTGCCACCACAGACAATCTTTAAACTAGGATGGCATTTCTTTCAGAATGAAAGAAGCAAGAGACCTTGAACTCATTTGATAGAAATAAAAGctagagaaaatgaataaaccaGCTATTTGGCCGTTCTCCCTCCAGCCTGGCTGTGGGAGGCACTCGTCTGTTTCTGCTTGCTTAGGATGTAGGTAAAAAGACTGAGCAGTTTGCTATGAAAGTTACCCCAGAGGCTGGAtatttacttgtgtttttgtCCGGGAGTCGATCTATCTTCCACACCACAGCCCGGTAGGCACTCTCATATTTTGCTGACCCCACAGTGACCTGAATGACAGGTTCCAATTCAGGCCCCTGTAAACTCCCCAGGCATGCCCGACGGTTCATTTTGGCTTTCAGGGACTTCTGCCTCTGAAGGTTCCTGGTCcagagggccttgatccactgggCTGGGACGGGAAAATGAATCATGATATTGTTACAGCTCCTCAGGGAACCTGCATGGGGTGACCTCTGAACTGCTGGGGTCATGTTGACAAAGGCCTGCAGCTCCACATAGGCTCCCTGGACAGTCACTATGGACTTCACCGAGAAGGGAAGCTCATCCCCTTCACTCGAGGTTCTGAAACGCATCAGCTCGAACCGGCAAGCATCTGGAGGTACGAACTTAATGATTCTGGACCGTTCAAATTCTTCAGCATTCACGCACGTATGAAAATGGTAGTTAAGAATATCAATCCCccttttttctggttctttctcaAAATAGCGTTCATCTCGTTTCTGGAGCTCGAGGTCATTTAAGGCTAAGAAACATTCCGCTGGCCCGTTtagaaagcagaggcagcagaCCTGAGTTAGCACAGCGCTCTCGACCAGCTTGCCCTCTTCCTTGGTCACTTTGCCCCAGAAGCTGTCCAGAATGTCCAGGTGAATCTCTTGCTCCTCATAGATTTTGTTCTTCGGTTTTGCCGTAGCCGGCAGCTTTACTAGCTCCTCTTCCACAGTAGTCAGAAATTCAAGGAAGTCACGGTGTTCCGTGGACCCTAGCTTCAGCATCTGCTCCACCTCGGGCTCGTGAACCACCTCCACCTTGGAATGGTATTTCCTTTTCTCGGAGTAAGACACGTGCTCTACCTTCACAGTGTGGATCTTCCCTGCCATGCTGAAGTTCTCCAGTTTGGGTTCCGAGAGTCTGCAATGCGGATTGAGCTGGAACTCTTTGAATGGTTTTTCCAGCCCCTTCTCATAGTACATCTGCAGGATCCCGCCGGGAAGAACCTTTAGGAAAATGGGTCCCCACTGCCGGGAAGACATCATGTTCTTCTTCTCAGGAATCCTCAACATGAAGGACCATCCAGCTTTGGGCTGACTCCGGAAGAGGGTGTGTGGGACAAAAGAGAATGTGCCTCCAGCGTACGAGCTCTGCATAGACAAGTTTCCAAGAGGGTCTTGGGTCTCCGCTGACTGCAAGTGTTCGAGCTTCTCACAGATGTAGTTCAATGAGCACTGGTTTAGGCTTTTTTGATCGTCAGGTACCTCCTTGTCCCTTGGTGAGAACAGCTTTCTGCTTGCCAGGGAGTCAAAGGGAAACTGAGAGTTGCCACCTTCATCTTTCCAAAATGGGTTGGAAAAAGCACAGTCATCCTGAAAATACTCGAACTGTCGAGCCTCGCTTTGGACCCCCCGAGGGCTGGCGTCTTCTGTAAGACCCGCTGTGGGAGTCAGCTGGGTGTGCGAGTGGCCACTGGGTAACGATACATGGGGTGAGCAGGTTGGCTTAGTAAGTGATAACGGGGGACCTGCTCCTCCCGCTGTTGTGGGGGGACCGCTTGAAGAACACTCTGGAATAGGATAAAGCACATGTGTCCCCGCTTTAGGGATGCCAGGGAACCCCGGGAAGTCTTTGGTGGGTGTAGAAAGAGGCGAGTTGCTTGGAGGCCCTGGACTGAAGTAAAAGTCCACCATGGGAGAGGACAAAGGGGTGCTGCCGGTGGAGGAGGGGGTATTGGGAAGGTCCCTGAGGCCAGGAAGGTCCAGCTTCAGTCCATTTGGTCTGCAAACACCTTGAGTCTCCAGAGATAAATCCTTTTTCTTCGGAGAAGACTGAAAAAGAGAGTCATCGTCAAAGGTGACCCAGCTGCCTGGGTTTGTAGAACACATCTTCAAGATGGGCTTGTGGTCTGGTCAAAGAGTCAGGGACATTGTCTCTATAAAGGAGAAAGACAAAGTCAAATGTAATAAATGCTGAAAATGAAGATAACAAGAGCTCCTTCATTTGGAGAAAAACCTGGGTGTGGAAAGTGCACACTTTTACTTTGTGCAAGTGGCCATACTTGGCGTAGatgaacaaaaacaataagaCCCTATGTGTCCCCCCAACAGGTTTGCTTTAGATAGGGACACATCAGCTGAAAATGAAGGATAAAAGACAGACCCAGAGCAGAGTGGGGAGGACAGAGGTCAGAGCGTGCTCTGAGCTGTCCCCGGGACACATGCACTGGGACACTGTCCTCAGTCCCTGACACAGCTACGACTTAAGGAGGGAGAACCGAGTGGAAGACAGTTGAGTCGATGGAGGTGTATCCCTGAAAGGAGACTGTGGGGGTCAcaccttcctctccttttctttgacACCACGGGGAAGATGGTTCCTTCTTCCCACACTCCCCTTACGATGTACCCAAaggccaaaaactaaaacctttAAATTGTGAACCAACACAGgcccttcctttatttttaagttcATTGTCTCTGGCATTTTATTACTGTGACAGCCAACTCACACAGGAGCCATACTCCACCAGATAAAATAAACTTCAAGTCAAAAAATTacaaagccaggcatgggggttcacgcctgtaatcccacaTGTGGGAAGCCAAGGTGAGAGGAACCTAatttgccaaggaccagcctcggTTGTTTTGGGTTCTCAAGAGTGGGAGGATTGGATCTGCATGAAATCAGAGTCTCAGGCAAGGAAGCAGGTGCAAACTGACAGGTGACTCATTGACAGGTGACTCCAAATGCAAAAGCTGCATTTGGAGACAGCTCGAAGCCCCTCtacctcccccccacacacacacacacacagcttaccGAAGACTTTTATTGGTTACACACTTCCCTGTTATACAATAATACATAATCAAAAGccttttcattattttcctcAAACCCATAATTTTTCTTGATAATCCCACGTCACTATGCCACCAGAAAGCCACAATGCCACAGTTCAGTGTCACAGGTCATCCGGGCATAAACTTGCAGTTACAGCATTAGCATAAAAACAGAAGGGTGTTAGACAGGTCATGGTAATGTTAATATTTATAACTTGTCTAGATTTGCACAATCTCTTTATTAAGCTCGTCCAAATATCTATTTCTATAGTACTTTTCAAACTCTTACCCTTATACTGTTAAACCCTTTTGCAGCTTCCCCAGGGCTCCCTCACAAACCCAAATTCTATCTCTTAGAACTTGTACCCTAGTTTCCTTAGACAGGCAACGATGCCAGGGGGTCAAATCAGGAAGTTCCCATCTTTCCAGGAAGCTCAGTTCACTAACCCAACAGCCCCCTTACAGGGTCCAGAGTCTTTTATACGTCCTTTTATTACACATGTATCTTCCAATTTCCCCAGTAATATTCCTGGATCAAGCTTCTACTACTAGAGATCTCCCCTCGTGGGGGCCCTCACCATTGCTCACTAATGCAGTAGGCCTAGCTGTCTCTCCCTCCGTCTTGTCCCTTGTATCTTCCATGGACATCCCTGTCCTTAGTGATACAGGCTCAATGTTCCTTTTCCTTAGGGTCTTCCATGCTTCTGACTAGGAAAGCTTCAGGTTTCTCAAAAATCATTTCCTGGTTCAGATATTTCCTGGAGAACGTAATCATCACAAGTTGACTAAAATTTCCCAGAGAATGATTAAGGCAGCCAGCCTCCACATCCAGAGCCCCTTGTCCTGATGCTCCTGGGTCGGCTGCGTGAATAGCCAAGGCCAGAGCAGTTTGTTCCATAGACATCAGGTCCATTTCCTTCTCTAGTGTTGCCCTCAGTCCCTTACTTGGAAAGTTTTACCAAATATATTTGAGGACAAATGTGGTATAGACAGGGGCgaagcagacacacatacaagaaAGAGCGACGCCATCTGTACGGGGAAGCCAGAGATGCATCGTTCAGGTTGACGGTGCTCCCGTGGCCAAAACTGTGTCGTGCGGTCGAGGTCACGGCCATGTCACACCTGACTTAattaattcaaggccagcctgggctacacagtgagttcaggcTGGCCCGAGCTCCAGggaagagactgtctcaaaaaacaaaaacaaaaaggggccgtagacctgggtttggttcccagcacccatttggtGGCTCtgaagcatctgtaactccacttctgTGGTACCCAACCACTGCACTTTCCTGTCTTCCACGGACGCCAGGATGCACTGTGTGCACAGGCGTGCAAGTGGGCTCAACACTCACACTCAGGATGCACTGTGTGCACAGGCGTGCAAGTGGGCTCAACACACTCAGGATGCactgtgtgcacgtgcatgcatgtagGCACAGCATTCATACGCATTcacagaaagtaaaaataaacaaaatcttttttaaaaaacaaacaataaacaagtcACAAAATACAAAAGGCGCACTGCATCACGATGAAGGGGTCAATGCACAAGGAAGATACAGTAATTGTAAGTGGGTGGAACCCAGCATTAGAGCCCCAAGACCAAGGGAGCAAAGGTTGACAGACACTGGGAGATTCAGTGTCCCAGATTTCATAATCGAGGTAGTTCCCAGGTAGACTGTTTATTTTTACAAAGAAGTCTTGAACAATCTCTTCCACCAAATGGAGCGGCCAGACACACACAGCGTTCCAGCACAGACCAGAGTGGGCGCACCTTCTCAAGTACACATGAAAGGCTTGACAGAGCACATCACGTTAGACCACATTTCAAGCCTTGCCACTATGGGGAAGAAGGGTACCTAGAAATCAATAGCAAAAGGGAAACTCTGCTTTTGTTTTCCACCAATGGGAACTGACAGAC is drawn from Rattus norvegicus strain BN/NHsdMcwi chromosome 6, GRCr8, whole genome shotgun sequence and contains these coding sequences:
- the Ston1 gene encoding stonin-1 isoform X2 — translated: MSSPKKKDLSLETQGVCRPNGLKLDLPGLRDLPNTPSSTGSTPLSSPMVDFYFSPGPPSNSPLSTPTKDFPGFPGIPKAGTHVLYPIPECSSSGPPTTAGGAGPPLSLTKPTCSPHVSLPSGHSHTQLTPTAGLTEDASPRGVQSEARQFEYFQDDCAFSNPFWKDEGGNSQFPFDSLASRKLFSPRDKEVPDDQKSLNQCSLNYICEKLEHLQSAETQDPLGNLSMQSSYAGGTFSFVPHTLFRSQPKAGWSFMLRIPEKKNMMSSRQWGPIFLKVLPGGILQMYYEKGLEKPFKEFQLNPHCRLSEPKLENFSMAGKIHTVKVEHVSYSEKRKYHSKVEVVHEPEVEQMLKLGSTEHRDFLEFLTTVEEELVKLPATAKPKNKIYEEQEIHLDILDSFWGKVTKEEGKLVESAVLTQVCCLCFLNGPAECFLALNDLELQKRDERYFEKEPEKRGIDILNYHFHTCVNAEEFERSRIIKFVPPDACRFELMRFRTSSEGDELPFSVKSIVTVQGAYVELQAFVNMTPAVQRSPHAGSLRSCNNIMIHFPVPAQWIKALWTRNLQRQKSLKAKMNRRACLGSLQGPELEPVIQVTVGSAKYESAYRAVVWKIDRLPDKNTSPDQPHCLSYKLELGSDQEVPSDWDPFATVQFSMSEACASRTEVRSLGVESDAQPQKHVCQRACYNIQVEIEKKWIQIDGEDPDKAGGCVTQ
- the Ston1 gene encoding stonin-1 isoform X1: MCSTNPGSWVTFDDDSLFQSSPKKKDLSLETQGVCRPNGLKLDLPGLRDLPNTPSSTGSTPLSSPMVDFYFSPGPPSNSPLSTPTKDFPGFPGIPKAGTHVLYPIPECSSSGPPTTAGGAGPPLSLTKPTCSPHVSLPSGHSHTQLTPTAGLTEDASPRGVQSEARQFEYFQDDCAFSNPFWKDEGGNSQFPFDSLASRKLFSPRDKEVPDDQKSLNQCSLNYICEKLEHLQSAETQDPLGNLSMQSSYAGGTFSFVPHTLFRSQPKAGWSFMLRIPEKKNMMSSRQWGPIFLKVLPGGILQMYYEKGLEKPFKEFQLNPHCRLSEPKLENFSMAGKIHTVKVEHVSYSEKRKYHSKVEVVHEPEVEQMLKLGSTEHRDFLEFLTTVEEELVKLPATAKPKNKIYEEQEIHLDILDSFWGKVTKEEGKLVESAVLTQVCCLCFLNGPAECFLALNDLELQKRDERYFEKEPEKRGIDILNYHFHTCVNAEEFERSRIIKFVPPDACRFELMRFRTSSEGDELPFSVKSIVTVQGAYVELQAFVNMTPAVQRSPHAGSLRSCNNIMIHFPVPAQWIKALWTRNLQRQKSLKAKMNRRACLGSLQGPELEPVIQVTVGSAKYESAYRAVVWKIDRLPDKNTSPDQPHCLSYKLELGSDQEVPSDWDPFATVQFSMSEACASRTEVRSLGVESDAQPQKHVCQRACYNIQVEIEKKWIQIDGEDPDKAGGCVTQ